A region from the Dysidea avara chromosome 15, odDysAvar1.4, whole genome shotgun sequence genome encodes:
- the LOC136246070 gene encoding phosphatidate cytidylyltransferase, mitochondrial-like, which yields MHPVTKFYDTIRLSFPKVAFSFAYGSAVFKQLGRPLGHMLDFIFAVDDPVSWHKQNLKWNSTHYSFLRHLGAGSVVTVQSWAGQIYYNSLVEMNGKLIKYGVVSVHDMCHDLRHWNTLYVSGRLHKPVLMLEQAPPPMVSAAIATNLSMAVHSSLLMLPEKFSKEQLYTTIAGLSYQGDFRMIVGEDKNKVRNIVTPHLGEFHHLYSNTINSDYISIGSDHIIQDKSTNATVRHLTQLPSTIQDNLLRYTGLASFSEENVQRIAEDTSLPEHVHKSIKRVVARISLNQSLKGILTAGISKSVLYSGKKLQKMKTSTVKK from the exons ATGCATCCAGTCACAAAATTCTATGACACGATTCGGCTCAGCTTCCCAAAGGTCGCCTTTTCTTTTGCTTATGGATCTGCAGTGTTTAAACAGCTGGGAAGACCTCTG GGCCACATGTTGGATTTCATCTTTGCCGTGGATGATCCAGTAAGCTGGCATAAGCAGAACCTAAAATGGAATTCAACCCATTATTCATTCTTGCGCCATCTGGGCGCAGGTAGTGTGGTTACGGTGCAGAGTTGGGCAGGACAGATCTACTACAACTCTCTTGTAGAGATGAATGGAAAG CTTATCAAATATGGAGTAGTGTCAGTGCATGATATGTGTCATGACCTACGACACTGGAACACTCTTTATGTTAGTGGCAGGCTACACAAACCA GTGCTAATGCTAGAGCAAGCCCCACCTCCAATGGTCAGTGCTGCAATAGCTACTAACCTTTCTATGGCTGTGCATTCGTCTTTGTTGATGTTGCCTGAAAAGTTTAGCAAAGAACAGTTATATACTACAATAGCAGGATTATCTTATCAAG GTGATTTCAGGATGATAGTTGGTGAAGACAAAAACAAAGTTAGGAACATCGTTACACCTCATTTAGGAGAGTTTCACCATCTGTACAGCAACACAATCAACAGTGACTACATCTCTATTGGATCTGATCATATCATACAG GACAAGAGCACAAATGCTACTGTACGTCACTTAACACAGTTACCCTCAACTATACAAGACAATCTGCTACGCTACACTGGACTAGCCAGCTTTAGTGAAG AGAACGTACAGAGAATTGCAGAAGATACCTCTCTACCAGAACATGTTCACAAGT CTATCAAGAGAGTGGTTGCTAGGATCAGTTTAAACCAAAGCTTAAAGGGCATACTAACAGCAG GGATTAGTAAGAGTGTACTCTACAGTGGAAAGAAACTGCAAAAAATGAAAACTAGTACTGTTAAAAAATAA